In a genomic window of Cerasicoccus sp. TK19100:
- a CDS encoding glycoside hydrolase domain-containing protein: MKLRYFLFLSPLVVLGLQKNVQAEHVLYDFENSWQFEDWEYNQSDLTVEASEEFAVSGTTSARFYSPPKAIAPTFESRVWDNNWEDADRIAMNFINPTEEEQRIHVLVGSEVTGFAFEVTLPALSHIRQVTELQFSEAVRTHNINAITFTGQVNKEVLFYLDNISLLEEGEEPLDKPEEGEDRKPKKTFTITEDSGGLTTDLDVYRVEFAASKAEDLRAYFETLNLSSEDVVSFLNHELDGLVAEFAESESAEEQQAVLLKMKRLQMTADRFVEAESYLPEYSGDKGAGFVVGLADSMVKVMPKHLPAHLTMADSIELSLAGGEKEAFQVAVMPYEKPAERVTVELSELKGPGGAILDGAMTGVELVTYTETTYKTAPDVEYIGWWPDALMAKDEPIDVAMGDVQSWWVRLAAKRDQLPGEYTGQVIISSNGKKVMSYDVTVTVRAFNVPKHAPIPTALTFVDRNLDKVTAIGDETSFDENWNKIKFDYADKLAEYMINMDSIYRTPKKGRVDTIDWDIVEYLHDKGQLVSVCLGYFWGTSDETVELFRPHYEKAKELGVMDHVYIYGYDERNSDQYENINTFSEKFAKQFPEVDLIMTTSQDHSYGFDSVMKSLTGWCPIISRYNPTLAEEARKLGRQVWLYTCVWPPHPYPNIFTDYPNIDNRILSGMMLAKYKPDGYLYYHTAWWRTYGGITQYPYTDWNPTTFPGTNGDGAYFAIDEDANLLPTVRVENYRDGLEDLAYYMILQHQIKLNEQSDNPDEEWLKVARATLAANDDYVRTRIDWTKDPKEVRHYRTQLANAIESSPEKDTDPWKDGMGVLGIDWN; this comes from the coding sequence ATGAAACTAAGATACTTTCTGTTCCTGTCCCCGCTGGTTGTTCTGGGGCTACAAAAAAACGTTCAAGCTGAACATGTGCTCTATGATTTTGAAAACAGCTGGCAATTTGAGGATTGGGAATACAATCAATCGGATCTGACAGTCGAAGCTTCAGAGGAGTTCGCAGTGAGTGGCACGACCTCGGCTCGATTTTATTCTCCGCCAAAAGCGATTGCTCCGACTTTTGAATCCAGAGTGTGGGATAACAACTGGGAAGACGCTGACCGCATCGCGATGAACTTCATCAATCCCACTGAGGAAGAGCAACGGATCCATGTATTGGTTGGTAGTGAAGTGACCGGATTTGCGTTTGAAGTGACATTGCCAGCCTTGAGTCACATTCGCCAAGTCACGGAATTGCAGTTTTCTGAGGCCGTGCGTACGCACAATATCAATGCGATCACCTTTACTGGCCAAGTGAACAAGGAAGTGCTTTTTTACTTGGATAATATCAGCCTCTTGGAAGAGGGCGAGGAGCCTTTGGATAAGCCCGAAGAAGGTGAAGATCGTAAGCCCAAGAAAACGTTTACGATTACTGAGGATTCCGGTGGTCTGACAACCGATCTGGATGTATACCGAGTTGAGTTTGCTGCAAGCAAAGCGGAAGACTTGCGTGCGTACTTTGAAACTTTGAATTTGAGCTCAGAGGACGTCGTTTCGTTTTTGAATCATGAGTTGGATGGATTAGTTGCCGAGTTCGCAGAGAGCGAATCGGCCGAAGAGCAGCAAGCGGTTCTTTTGAAAATGAAGCGACTGCAGATGACTGCGGATCGCTTCGTGGAAGCTGAATCCTACTTGCCTGAATATAGCGGGGACAAAGGAGCTGGTTTTGTCGTTGGACTCGCTGATTCGATGGTGAAGGTCATGCCGAAGCACCTGCCGGCTCATTTAACGATGGCTGACTCCATTGAGCTCAGCCTGGCCGGTGGCGAGAAAGAAGCGTTTCAGGTCGCCGTGATGCCTTATGAGAAGCCAGCCGAGAGGGTTACCGTTGAACTGAGTGAGTTGAAGGGCCCGGGCGGTGCGATTCTGGACGGGGCAATGACTGGTGTCGAACTGGTTACTTATACCGAAACTACCTATAAGACTGCGCCTGATGTTGAGTATATAGGCTGGTGGCCGGATGCGCTTATGGCGAAAGATGAGCCGATTGATGTGGCCATGGGCGATGTGCAGAGCTGGTGGGTCCGTTTGGCGGCTAAGCGCGATCAGCTGCCTGGTGAATACACCGGACAGGTCATTATTTCCAGCAACGGGAAGAAAGTCATGTCCTATGACGTCACCGTAACTGTCCGTGCATTCAATGTTCCCAAGCACGCGCCGATCCCAACGGCACTGACCTTTGTGGATCGTAATTTGGATAAGGTAACTGCCATTGGCGATGAAACGTCTTTTGATGAGAACTGGAACAAGATTAAATTCGATTATGCGGACAAGCTCGCAGAGTATATGATCAATATGGATAGCATCTATCGTACGCCAAAGAAGGGGCGGGTCGATACGATTGACTGGGACATCGTCGAGTATCTGCACGATAAAGGGCAGCTCGTGAGTGTATGCTTAGGCTATTTCTGGGGCACCTCGGATGAAACGGTGGAACTCTTTCGCCCGCACTACGAGAAGGCCAAAGAACTAGGAGTTATGGATCACGTTTACATCTACGGATACGATGAGCGAAACAGTGATCAGTACGAGAATATTAATACCTTTTCAGAGAAATTTGCGAAGCAATTTCCAGAAGTGGATCTGATTATGACGACTTCGCAGGATCACAGTTATGGATTTGATTCCGTGATGAAGTCCCTGACTGGCTGGTGCCCGATTATTTCCCGTTACAATCCAACGCTGGCCGAAGAGGCTCGTAAGCTCGGTCGTCAAGTATGGCTCTACACATGTGTGTGGCCGCCGCACCCGTATCCAAATATCTTTACGGATTATCCCAATATCGATAACCGGATTCTGTCCGGCATGATGTTGGCCAAATACAAGCCGGATGGCTATCTATACTACCATACGGCATGGTGGCGCACATACGGCGGGATCACGCAATACCCATACACCGACTGGAATCCCACGACCTTTCCGGGGACGAATGGAGATGGGGCCTATTTTGCCATCGATGAAGATGCGAACCTCTTGCCCACAGTACGGGTTGAAAACTATCGCGATGGTCTCGAAGACCTTGCTTACTACATGATCCTTCAACATCAGATCAAACTCAACGAGCAGTCTGACAATCCTGATGAAGAATGGCTCAAAGTAGCCCGCGCGACCCTCGCTGCGAATGACGATTATGTCCGTACTAGAATCGATTGGACAAAAGACCCCAAGGAGGTGCGTCACTACCGGACACAGCTAGCGAATGCGATCGAATCATCTCCAGAAAAAGATACCGATCCGTGGAAAGATGGCATGGGTGTTCTGGGTATTGACTGGAATTAA
- a CDS encoding glycoside hydrolase family 35 protein, with amino-acid sequence MRQFLLTTEGDRFMRDGKPFRILSGALHYFRVVPEYWEDRLRKFKACGLNTVETYVPWNLHEPKPGVYNFFGMLDIHKFIEIATSLDLDVIVRPGPYICAEWEFGGFPGWLLKDRNLRLRCMDQAYLGHVDRYFERLTQEFVDLQCSRGGRVIAVQVENEYGSYGTDQNYLQWMEDCLRRHGVDVLLFTSDGPQDDMLQGGTLPHLLKTANFGSNATEAFKKLREYQPEGPLMCMEFWVGWFDHWGLKHNRRDATDAAQALDEILSNDASVNVYMMHGGSNFGFCNGANKFETYTPTVSSYDYDAPLDEQGNPTLKFEKFREVFAKHGAEVGPIPERSSGVAFGMAKTLQSAPLLDQLDKISTPVLSGAPLSMEDVDQSFGFILYETQIFGPRPESKIFLQDVRDRAWVYVDGVLLGVVERNEPQVGIPVTISESSAKLQVLVENLGRTNYGPELYDRKGVTHGIRLGLQFLHTWKNYPLPLEDLSAVEWGGATADGTPRLYRAEIEVDAPADCFLRINDGHHGVVWLNGFNLGRYWEIGPQKTLYVPAPLLKPGLNTIEFFETESKAVPSVEFLAEAILG; translated from the coding sequence ATGAGACAATTTTTACTAACCACTGAGGGCGACCGCTTCATGCGTGACGGAAAACCGTTTCGCATACTTTCCGGCGCTTTGCACTATTTTCGGGTTGTGCCTGAGTATTGGGAGGACCGTCTCCGTAAATTCAAAGCTTGTGGTTTGAATACCGTTGAGACGTATGTGCCCTGGAATCTGCATGAGCCGAAGCCTGGTGTATATAATTTTTTCGGTATGCTGGACATTCATAAGTTCATCGAGATCGCCACATCGCTTGACTTGGATGTGATTGTGCGTCCCGGCCCCTATATTTGTGCAGAGTGGGAATTCGGAGGTTTTCCAGGGTGGTTGTTGAAGGATCGCAATCTCCGTCTGCGTTGTATGGATCAGGCCTACCTTGGACACGTGGATCGTTACTTTGAACGATTAACGCAGGAGTTTGTCGATTTGCAATGTAGTCGCGGCGGTCGAGTAATTGCGGTTCAAGTTGAAAATGAATACGGAAGTTATGGCACTGATCAGAATTATCTACAATGGATGGAGGACTGTCTGAGGCGACATGGAGTTGACGTCTTGCTCTTTACATCAGATGGACCGCAAGATGACATGCTGCAAGGTGGGACTTTGCCCCACTTATTAAAAACCGCTAACTTTGGATCCAACGCGACCGAGGCTTTCAAGAAGCTACGCGAATACCAGCCAGAAGGTCCATTGATGTGTATGGAGTTCTGGGTTGGCTGGTTTGATCACTGGGGGTTAAAGCACAATCGCCGTGATGCAACGGATGCAGCCCAAGCCTTGGATGAGATTTTGAGCAATGATGCATCGGTAAATGTTTACATGATGCATGGGGGCTCTAATTTTGGTTTCTGCAATGGGGCAAACAAATTTGAGACTTATACGCCAACCGTCTCTAGCTATGACTATGATGCACCCTTGGACGAACAGGGAAATCCTACGCTGAAGTTTGAAAAATTTCGGGAAGTTTTCGCCAAGCATGGTGCGGAAGTTGGACCGATTCCGGAGCGTAGCTCAGGTGTGGCTTTTGGAATGGCAAAGACACTTCAATCTGCTCCTTTGCTGGATCAGTTGGATAAAATTTCTACGCCAGTCTTATCCGGTGCTCCATTGAGCATGGAGGATGTCGATCAGAGCTTTGGCTTTATTCTCTATGAAACGCAGATTTTCGGGCCACGCCCCGAGTCGAAAATATTTCTTCAGGACGTGAGGGACCGCGCGTGGGTGTATGTTGATGGAGTACTCCTCGGTGTGGTTGAGCGAAATGAGCCGCAGGTTGGCATTCCTGTTACAATCTCCGAGTCTAGTGCCAAACTACAAGTCTTGGTCGAAAACTTAGGTCGTACTAATTATGGGCCTGAACTCTATGACCGAAAAGGAGTGACGCACGGCATACGCCTGGGGCTTCAGTTCTTGCACACTTGGAAGAACTATCCGCTGCCCTTAGAGGACCTCTCCGCAGTGGAATGGGGGGGCGCTACTGCGGATGGCACTCCCCGCCTATACCGGGCGGAAATCGAGGTGGATGCACCTGCGGATTGCTTCCTGCGCATTAACGACGGTCACCACGGCGTTGTCTGGTTGAATGGTTTCAACCTCGGGCGCTACTGGGAGATCGGCCCACAAAAAACGCTATACGTGCCAGCACCTCTATTGAAGCCCGGACTTAATACGATTGAGTTTTTTGAGACCGAGTCAAAGGCCGTGCCTTCAGTTGAGTTTTTGGCCGAGGCGATCCTCGGTTGA
- a CDS encoding LacI family DNA-binding transcriptional regulator — protein sequence MNIREIARIAGVSHSTVSRALRNNPHISLPTRERIQKIAAENGYRPHPMVSKLMAQLPHVRHQSRSTIALITCWKNWERVNFLKQMHQGTLERSDALGFKLEEFSLYEYKMSAKRLNGVLHARNIEGVIIFPFDREHRQIELDWQHFASVYIGRFLQHPNINRISTSYYANMLLALNHLKSLNYQRIALALTTEMRLRSEDAYVAAYSAYQKEIPHKLRIPILVTSSTPEADSQKTVAGEYEYTDQLESRATIDWLRKHQVDAIITNSTPRLETLTRGGIKIPDEMGYASLDCTNLDEAISGIDQQPILLGSAAVDMLTAHLHRNEIGIPQYPKIMTIQSRWRPGKTTVQQNQHPEYYRP from the coding sequence ATGAACATCCGCGAAATTGCCCGAATTGCCGGGGTCTCCCATTCCACGGTATCAAGAGCGCTACGAAATAACCCCCATATTTCTCTTCCTACCCGAGAGCGCATTCAGAAGATCGCGGCGGAGAATGGCTATCGCCCGCATCCCATGGTGTCTAAGTTGATGGCTCAACTTCCGCACGTTCGGCATCAGTCAAGATCCACAATTGCCTTAATAACTTGCTGGAAAAACTGGGAACGCGTCAACTTTCTGAAGCAAATGCATCAGGGAACCCTGGAGCGCTCCGACGCATTGGGCTTTAAATTGGAAGAGTTTTCACTCTATGAGTATAAGATGTCCGCAAAACGTCTGAATGGCGTATTGCATGCAAGAAATATTGAAGGAGTCATTATATTCCCATTTGACAGAGAGCACCGCCAAATTGAACTCGACTGGCAACACTTCGCAAGTGTTTACATTGGTCGTTTTTTACAACACCCAAACATTAACCGAATATCGACGAGTTACTATGCGAATATGCTTCTCGCTTTGAATCATTTAAAATCGCTAAACTACCAGAGAATTGCACTCGCACTAACTACGGAAATGAGACTCCGTTCCGAAGATGCTTATGTCGCTGCATATTCAGCATACCAAAAAGAGATACCACATAAACTGCGGATACCGATATTAGTGACATCCTCCACGCCGGAAGCGGATTCTCAAAAAACGGTCGCCGGAGAGTATGAATATACTGACCAACTAGAGTCTCGGGCTACAATTGACTGGCTAAGAAAGCATCAAGTAGATGCCATCATCACAAACTCAACGCCAAGACTCGAAACTCTTACCAGAGGTGGCATAAAAATACCTGACGAGATGGGCTATGCTAGCCTTGATTGCACCAACTTAGACGAAGCAATCAGCGGGATTGATCAACAGCCCATTCTATTGGGCAGTGCCGCCGTTGATATGCTAACGGCCCACCTCCATCGCAATGAAATCGGCATACCACAGTATCCCAAAATTATGACCATTCAAAGTAGGTGGCGTCCTGGTAAAACAACCGTGCAGCAGAATCAGCACCCAGAGTATTACAGGCCTTAA
- a CDS encoding glycoside hydrolase family 43 protein, translating to MDNISLSNPILSGMHPDPTICRVGNVYYLATSSFGQFPGVPLYRSSDLSNWEFVRHILSRPEQLDFVPEQRLGASGIYAPTLRYHNGKFYLISTLIGNKGHFIVSANDPEAEWSDPVWIDDDHQGGIDPSVTFLEDGTVLCQVTADGGKNEAHGIVQFEIDIETGVGLSPRQFLTSGFGWKATEGPHLFRRGSYWYLLTAEGGTEANHRVAIGRSETAWGPWEACPHNPILTHSGIESPIQNTGHGDFVEGADGKWWMVFLGVRPMGYPPVHLFGRETFLVPVEWSSDGWPIVNEGKPVALTRNPNAECRVWTDNFDSTDLMLHHRWVTIGRAYRDVFESCASGGLRLFSHSPTLAEAGIKAWLGTRMDALGSMFECQVAIDHAETEIGISAFMESHGYFSMGVSKMHDDAGVRVRFTQQVLDLNVKKEAVIEAKDTYRLRMELTSGPLGWKGAPSSLIFSIETAENEWTIIGRGQSRLLSTELIGGFGGLFTGPYCVGPRGTTGRVLSFSRIQ from the coding sequence ATGGACAATATAAGTTTGAGTAATCCAATTTTGAGTGGGATGCACCCAGATCCAACGATATGCCGGGTTGGCAATGTGTATTATCTGGCAACCAGCAGCTTCGGCCAGTTTCCGGGAGTGCCGCTTTATCGCAGTTCTGATTTAAGCAATTGGGAATTTGTGCGGCATATATTATCGAGGCCTGAGCAATTGGACTTTGTGCCGGAGCAACGCTTGGGCGCATCTGGAATCTACGCACCGACTCTTCGATACCATAACGGTAAATTTTATTTAATATCCACATTAATTGGAAATAAAGGACATTTTATTGTATCCGCTAATGACCCGGAAGCGGAATGGTCGGATCCTGTTTGGATTGATGATGACCACCAGGGAGGAATCGATCCCTCGGTCACTTTTCTTGAAGATGGGACTGTCCTATGCCAGGTGACTGCTGATGGCGGCAAGAATGAAGCGCATGGTATCGTTCAATTTGAGATCGATATTGAGACAGGAGTGGGGCTTAGTCCAAGGCAGTTTCTCACGTCGGGCTTTGGCTGGAAGGCGACTGAAGGACCGCACCTTTTTCGCCGCGGCAGTTACTGGTATTTGCTGACGGCTGAGGGTGGGACTGAGGCGAACCACCGGGTAGCGATTGGCCGATCAGAAACTGCGTGGGGCCCGTGGGAAGCTTGTCCACACAATCCCATCCTAACACATTCCGGTATTGAATCTCCGATTCAGAATACTGGGCATGGCGATTTCGTTGAAGGCGCAGATGGAAAATGGTGGATGGTTTTTCTGGGTGTGCGTCCTATGGGTTATCCGCCCGTTCACCTGTTTGGGCGAGAGACATTTTTAGTTCCGGTAGAGTGGTCTTCTGATGGTTGGCCGATAGTAAATGAAGGAAAGCCCGTGGCGTTGACTCGTAATCCGAATGCTGAATGTCGCGTATGGACGGATAATTTTGATTCGACTGATCTTATGTTGCATCATCGCTGGGTAACTATCGGGCGGGCATACCGTGATGTTTTTGAGTCCTGTGCTTCGGGTGGCCTTCGATTGTTTTCCCATTCGCCAACTCTTGCAGAAGCCGGGATTAAAGCTTGGCTGGGAACTCGCATGGATGCGCTCGGGTCTATGTTTGAGTGCCAAGTAGCCATTGATCATGCGGAAACCGAGATCGGCATTTCAGCTTTTATGGAATCTCATGGTTACTTTTCGATGGGAGTTTCCAAGATGCATGATGATGCGGGTGTTCGCGTCCGGTTCACTCAGCAGGTGCTCGATTTAAATGTGAAGAAGGAGGCAGTGATCGAGGCCAAGGATACCTACCGCTTACGCATGGAACTTACGAGTGGCCCGCTAGGGTGGAAGGGAGCACCTAGTAGTCTGATTTTTTCCATCGAGACGGCAGAGAATGAATGGACAATTATTGGCCGCGGGCAGAGCCGTTTACTATCCACCGAGCTAATTGGCGGATTTGGCGGATTGTTTACCGGCCCATACTGTGTTGGTCCTCGTGGGACAACTGGACGGGTGCTGAGCTTCAGTCGAATACAGTAA
- a CDS encoding sugar-binding protein, which yields MMNIDSPLRRLLTSTLLASTIAFGIATELNAQTSSKVVTQFSPQDWKTSADNRAPAQYVPLDNAGMEVQIAYSGKGFEYHRMENKNPITIPGELKNVTLSVNMSNPGAGAKLTLLDAYGEWQNIDFPKFESESWQTVTIPVPETIPQPVSIHSFMFHNWGTRTEKTDVVVGMRGLEVTTDLSRTDPQTGQFLDWQPDPTGKSKRTEAPDTPLFSASFSSTAPGHFFAGTDAELILNIRNWREQPAQVKATVSVTDPSGKTIFTETLKQTVEATEQFTWTPPVESYGPHRAEVVIENEGFEPAEAYLIFAEAPKPHDLTEAEKLASPYGMNVHGAQGLFITPFRNAGIVWFRDYVFNFHWLERAKKNNRNFSGWPGYPGIVQTYKDEGVMVLPVLAHSIPRPKIVDGEVQGNPPPDRAWVAHLAEVLEGFPQYKYWELDNEYSLDRNVRNAEKKMNWAHYERYHKTFGEAVKLLGFGELKAVENGRYGIHPDLARQAVQNGSFADIDVVNVHHYAGVDAPEVNVRNFNTGSLGRESGLFFDKLRDVVAAAHSDGKDREVFISEFGWDTAAGQVVTEEQQAAYLARAYMMFAAAGIDKSFWFWHFDSPKPEKFFDACGLMTANREPKPSLCAMAGMTHLLPSLNYVGRFNAGPGTLGYVFEENGQYIAAAWRIAQGDEPLEIDFGKDATLFDHYANPLKGTKATLSISPVYAVGLSPESKIMKQTAYSIDSHLFMATVANQETEIVVRINNQSDQSNTVTLKPNLPDGWKSEKAEYSVSSAPGQNQTVTIPFKTPTNAKGGIVPISVDILENGESLTRLYLDAHVLEPYILSVGGMPNKSGSVEIIATVTNQRNVATSPTLKLDLPRGWRAITQQVVVDNLQPLEEREVPLELEWSADSELTTPPLVVLEDSGFTTQKALVPPMATVHKLASDEGFGGNISQWPAKNKLPEWMVGSSYGEAQTEIWMGWTDKGLWIAFDVDDSKALGASPRTFWQSDSLELFVDTDNDKQASSFSSGDHQFWAVPQTESNSVFLGQWKRANEIEETRYDIALYQSSASQTDTGYTMEFIIPWNEIQGSTTPKVGEQIGLNINLNVKGPHGPREVYWPRQKANGLANQPKQWGTIQLAQ from the coding sequence ATGATGAACATAGACTCCCCCCTAAGACGACTGTTAACGAGTACCCTACTCGCTAGTACCATCGCCTTCGGCATTGCGACCGAGCTCAACGCACAAACCAGTTCCAAGGTCGTCACGCAATTCTCGCCGCAAGACTGGAAGACCAGTGCGGACAACCGGGCTCCAGCTCAATACGTCCCATTGGATAATGCCGGCATGGAAGTCCAAATCGCCTACTCTGGCAAAGGGTTTGAATACCACCGCATGGAAAACAAAAACCCAATAACCATTCCCGGTGAGTTAAAAAACGTAACGTTGAGCGTTAACATGAGCAACCCGGGTGCGGGAGCGAAGTTAACCCTCCTAGATGCCTACGGCGAGTGGCAGAATATCGACTTTCCAAAGTTTGAATCCGAGAGCTGGCAAACCGTAACGATTCCAGTGCCAGAGACTATTCCACAACCAGTTTCGATTCACAGTTTCATGTTTCATAACTGGGGCACGCGCACTGAAAAAACGGATGTCGTAGTCGGTATGCGTGGGCTCGAAGTGACAACCGACCTCTCCCGCACCGATCCACAAACCGGTCAATTTCTTGACTGGCAACCAGACCCTACTGGCAAAAGTAAGCGAACGGAAGCACCCGATACACCGCTGTTCTCCGCAAGCTTCAGCTCCACTGCGCCGGGTCATTTTTTTGCGGGCACTGATGCTGAGCTGATTCTCAACATTCGCAACTGGCGCGAGCAACCGGCACAAGTCAAAGCGACTGTCTCGGTAACAGACCCGTCCGGAAAAACCATTTTCACGGAAACGCTTAAGCAAACAGTGGAGGCGACGGAGCAATTCACCTGGACACCCCCCGTAGAATCTTACGGCCCGCACCGAGCCGAAGTGGTTATCGAAAACGAAGGCTTCGAACCGGCCGAAGCATACTTGATATTCGCTGAAGCACCCAAGCCACATGACCTGACCGAAGCTGAGAAATTAGCCTCTCCCTACGGCATGAATGTCCATGGAGCGCAGGGGCTTTTCATTACGCCTTTTCGTAACGCCGGTATCGTCTGGTTTCGCGATTATGTTTTTAATTTTCACTGGCTTGAACGCGCAAAGAAGAATAACCGCAACTTCAGCGGCTGGCCGGGCTACCCGGGCATTGTCCAGACTTACAAAGACGAAGGAGTCATGGTGTTGCCAGTGCTCGCGCACTCCATTCCACGACCGAAGATCGTCGATGGCGAGGTGCAAGGAAATCCTCCACCAGACCGCGCTTGGGTTGCCCATTTGGCCGAGGTCCTTGAAGGCTTTCCACAATACAAATATTGGGAATTGGACAACGAATACTCCCTTGATCGAAATGTGCGTAACGCTGAGAAAAAGATGAACTGGGCCCACTATGAAAGGTATCATAAGACCTTTGGCGAAGCCGTGAAGCTTCTCGGATTTGGCGAACTCAAGGCAGTGGAGAACGGGCGCTACGGCATTCACCCGGACCTGGCGCGACAAGCAGTGCAAAATGGCTCTTTTGCAGACATCGATGTTGTCAATGTTCACCACTATGCCGGTGTCGATGCACCGGAAGTGAACGTCCGAAATTTCAACACTGGTAGCCTCGGCCGTGAATCCGGCTTATTCTTCGATAAACTACGGGACGTTGTGGCGGCGGCGCATTCCGACGGCAAAGATCGCGAAGTATTCATCAGTGAATTTGGCTGGGACACCGCAGCCGGACAAGTCGTGACCGAAGAACAACAAGCAGCCTACTTGGCACGAGCATACATGATGTTTGCCGCGGCTGGCATTGATAAGTCGTTTTGGTTTTGGCATTTCGACTCACCAAAGCCCGAGAAATTCTTTGACGCATGCGGTTTGATGACTGCCAACCGTGAGCCCAAGCCTTCCCTGTGCGCGATGGCCGGCATGACGCATTTGCTCCCAAGCTTAAACTATGTGGGCCGATTCAATGCAGGCCCCGGCACACTCGGTTATGTGTTCGAGGAAAACGGTCAATACATTGCCGCCGCATGGCGCATCGCTCAGGGAGACGAACCCCTGGAAATTGACTTCGGGAAAGACGCAACACTATTCGACCACTACGCAAACCCACTAAAAGGAACGAAGGCTACGCTGAGCATTTCTCCCGTTTACGCAGTAGGATTGTCGCCCGAATCAAAGATTATGAAGCAAACGGCTTACTCGATCGATTCACACTTGTTTATGGCAACGGTTGCCAATCAAGAGACGGAGATTGTCGTGCGCATTAACAATCAAAGCGATCAAAGCAATACAGTGACGCTCAAACCCAACCTGCCCGATGGCTGGAAGAGCGAAAAAGCAGAATACAGCGTTAGCTCAGCCCCTGGGCAAAACCAGACTGTCACAATTCCCTTTAAGACTCCTACGAATGCAAAGGGCGGTATTGTACCGATCAGCGTCGATATTCTCGAAAATGGTGAATCACTGACCAGGCTATATCTCGATGCCCACGTTCTAGAGCCTTATATCTTAAGCGTTGGTGGCATGCCCAACAAATCAGGTTCCGTTGAGATTATCGCGACGGTCACGAATCAGCGCAATGTTGCGACAAGCCCTACCCTGAAACTGGATCTCCCCCGTGGATGGCGCGCGATCACTCAACAAGTTGTCGTGGATAACCTTCAGCCGTTGGAAGAGCGTGAGGTGCCTCTAGAACTTGAGTGGAGTGCTGATTCAGAACTAACGACACCACCACTCGTCGTTCTGGAAGACTCGGGTTTCACTACACAGAAGGCTCTGGTCCCGCCAATGGCCACCGTTCACAAACTAGCTAGCGATGAAGGTTTTGGGGGCAATATATCCCAATGGCCTGCCAAGAATAAATTGCCCGAATGGATGGTCGGCTCAAGCTACGGCGAGGCCCAGACTGAAATCTGGATGGGGTGGACCGATAAGGGACTCTGGATCGCCTTCGATGTCGACGACTCAAAGGCCCTCGGAGCAAGCCCACGCACGTTTTGGCAGTCGGACTCTCTCGAGCTCTTCGTTGACACCGACAACGACAAGCAAGCGTCCAGCTTCAGTTCCGGAGATCATCAATTCTGGGCAGTCCCGCAGACTGAGAGTAACAGCGTCTTCCTAGGCCAATGGAAGCGCGCCAATGAAATTGAAGAAACTCGCTACGATATCGCCCTATACCAATCGTCCGCCAGTCAAACGGACACCGGCTACACGATGGAGTTCATCATTCCCTGGAATGAAATACAGGGATCTACCACTCCAAAGGTTGGCGAGCAAATCGGGCTAAACATAAACCTGAACGTCAAGGGACCGCATGGCCCGAGAGAAGTTTATTGGCCACGCCAGAAAGCCAATGGTCTCGCCAATCAACCCAAACAGTGGGGCACGATCCAGTTAGCCCAATAG